The genomic segment GATGGACCAGACTGCAGGAGCTGACTGGTAAACTGACTGAAATGTTGGAAGGACACTCCTGCCTGTTTGAGTCTCATAGTCCTTCACATGAGAGTACAGGTCCAGTAGGAAATCATACTGATACTCATCATCATCGACATCCACTATGTCATTGAGAGGGAATGTTTTGTAACTGCACACTGATGATAACAGCTCCAGtatcttctctcctgtctgttgttccctctctgctgcttgaCAGAAGAGATTCCCCAAGAACTTGGTTTGTTCTGAATGTTTTGATGACAGATGGTAGATACTGGAACATAGAGAATTAATGATTATGCCATGATTTGATTTCTGCATCAGACACTGTATCTCTTAAACAGTACTGAGAAATCAGTAAAGAGAAAGTAATatgatctaacttctggtgttgcacagggaagctgtcttggtcccctgcttttctcactatacatgcttccattaggtgatattatcagagaacataatgtcaatttccatagctatgctgatgatacacaactatacatttctgtagagccaaatcatgctGATGCTCTAAGCTCCCTCATtacttgtctattggctatcTATGATTGGATGAgtacaaatttcttaaaactaaatgaagataagacagaaatccTTTTGGTCTGCCCCAAAGCCAAAAGGGAAaaactctccacaagacttgggaacctgaatccctgGATCAAAccagaagtaacaagcctgggtgttatcttagattctgataTTCCCGTAcaaacaaggtgaccagaacaacattctttcatcttagaaatattgccaaggtgcggcCCTTCCTGACCCAGAAAAATGTGCTCTGAGTAAGCTTGAACTCAAAagaactcaaaagagctagatgacagcgCTTTACCCTgcatgattctcatccatccgtggttggtgaggtttttgaccaagaggagaatctataattctcgtctgccttaggcagtgagatctgacgtaaatatcagatcaagagtagaatcaggaaggacaggggaataGAGAATTATAAAAGGAAAATtataaaaggaaagaaaaacatatgggttcactcacaatgtgcatctaaaagcgGGAGTCAAAGAGAGGATTTGCATTGGGTATATATACCCTCCCCTTGCATGATGTGAAGTATGTATACTTTGtcgtgttcttttatctttctattttacttgatttgattcttttaatgcaatgcattttgcttgttcttttatatgaattttgactttttatctgtcttttatctgccttctattgatATAAAGCACTTTAAGTTGCATGTTGTgtaaggtgctatacaaataaaggttatcattattattattattattattattgttattataaataATTCAAACCCCACCCATATCTATGGTGAAgtctgacacctaatggtgaaaggtagggtactgaactggccatctgctattggctggtctttggtaccaggtgatgtcaccttctatagagaaCAACAGGttgtgacatcacctggcaccaaagaccagccaatagcagatggctaGTTCAGTACcgtacttttcaccattaggtgtcagacttcaccacagatttgggtttggggtttagttactctttaagtacAAATACAATGCATCAATCATTAATAAATATCCTTATGTCTAGTGAGTGATAGTTTTTATATGTAGACTGAAAATATGTTAATAAATTACAACCCATTTACCTGAGCTGTGAGATGTAAGGCAGACACTGTAGGAAACTCCTCACTTCATTCTCTTCATCTGACCAGCCTCTCAGCTCCACTGGTTTCTTCTCTGATTGGAGTTTCAGCACttccaggaggagggaggccttTCTCTCTGAGACGTTGATGGACCAGACTGCAGGAGCTGACTGGTAAACTGACTGTAATGCTGGAAGGACACTCCTGCCTGTTTGAGTCTTATAGTCCTTCACATGGGAGTACAGGTCCAGTAGGAAATCACACTGATAGTCCTCACCCCATATGTTACTCAGAGGGAATGTGTTGTAACTGCACACTGATAACAGCTCCAGtatcttctctcctgtctgttgttccctctctgctgctcgaTAGAAGAGATTCCCCAAGAACTTGGTTTGTTCTGAGAGATCTGACCACAGACAGGGGAAACTGGGACAATGACAGTGAAAAATGAAGTGATGAACCAATCAATCAAGAAAGACAGTGTATCTCTTAAATGCTAGGGAGAAATTAGTGAAGAGAAAGTAATACATAATAGATCTGCATGAAGTACATGTGTTGTGCATTAATCATAACAAAATATTGACATGATATAGTTTTTATATGTAAACTGAAATTATGTGAATGGATAACAACCCATTTACCTGAGCTGTGAGATGTAAGACAGGCACTGTAGGAAATCCCTCACTTCACTCTCTTCATCTGACCAGCCTCTCAGCTCCACTGGTTTCTTCTCTGATTGGAGTTTCAGCACttccaggaggagggaggccttTCTCCCTGAGAGGCTGATGGACCAGACTGCAGGAGCTGACTGGTAAACTGACTGTAATGCTGGAAGGACACTCCTGCCTGTTTGAGTCTCATAGTCCTTCACATGGGAGTACAGGTCCAGTAGGAAATCACACTGATAGTCATTATTAATACCATACCCTTTGTCATAGAGAGGGAATGTTTTGTAACTGCACACTGATGATAACAGCTCCAGtatcttctctcctgtctgttgttccctctctgctgctcgaCAGAAGAGATTCCCCAAGAACTTGGTTAGTTCTGAGTGATTTGACCACAGAAACAAGAATCTGAAACAATGAGAATGAAAAACTATGTGATGATTTGATCTCTGCCTCATAAAGTGAACCACGCAATATGGACACACAATGTCTCTCTTCAATTACCAGATTAAGTCAGTAATGAGAAGAATAACAGTAACTGATCAgcatcaaatacaaaaatacagtgCTTTAATCAGGCCAAAAAATCCTCAAGATCATACTACCCAGTGAGATAGTTTTTATATGTAGACTGAAATTATGTGAATGAATAACAATCAGTTTACCTGAGCTGTGAGATATAAGGCAGACACTGTAGGAAACTCCTCACTTCACTCTCTTCATCTGACCAGCCTCTCAGCTCCACTGGTTTCTTCTCTGATTGGAGTTTCAGCACttccaggaggagggaggccttTCTCTCTGAGAGGTTGATGGACCAGACTGCAGGAGCTGACTGGTAAACTGACTGTAATGCTGGAAGGACACTCCTACCTGTTTGAGTCTCATAGTCCTTCACATGGGAGTACAGGTCTAGAAGCAAATCCCATTTCCGATGCCAACATTTAGACAGTGTAAACACCTCTTCTATTGCACTTTGTATGGTTATCCTCTCATGGAGCGCTGCTTGCAGACACAGATTCATTAGAAatgtttccttctttctcccctctACAAGCGATCCTGTTTGATTCCGAGGAACAGTAAATCTGCAGAGGGTACAAAACATATTAGGAGAGCCCTGATAACCAAAAACTGAAATAGAAAACATGACTGAGTTTGTACTCGTCAAATTAGATCACAATGTACAGTACACATAAAACATGCTAATATTAAAATCCACTTTGACTGTATCTTAttgaatatgaaatgaaatgcagaCTTGAACGAGTAGTCCAGCGTTAAATATTGCTTCATGTAGATTTGACATCACACTTTAAGCTGTATGTTATGTCAATAGGAAgctaaaatactgtatgtttactTCTTTCTCATAAGGTGGGAAACTTATTTTTTCTCAATAAGTTAGAATTTAATTTTACTGGAGGCCCTGACTGGGAATAAGAAATAATTCTTAACTGACCTTATGGTTAAAAGGAGGTTAAATATTGTTTTGAGGAAGAAGAGCGGATTATTTTACATGTGTAGCCATGTTCTATTTTTGTATATTAATCCCATCACCTGAGCTGTGAGATATAAGGCAGACACTGTAGGAAACTCCTCACTTCATTCTCTTCATCTGACCAGCCTCTCAGCTCCACTGGTTTCTTCTCTGATTGGAGTTTCAGCACTTCCAGGAGGAAGGAGGCCTTTCTCTCTGAGAGGTTGATGGACCAGACTGCAGGAGCTGACTGGTAAACTGACTGTAATGCTGGAAGGACACTCCTGCCTGTTTGAGTCTTATAGTCCTTCACATGGGAGTACAGGTCCAGTAGGAAATCACACTGATAGTCCTTATTAATACCATTCCCTTCGTCAATGAGAGGGAATGTGTTGTAACTGCACACTGATGATAACAGCTCCAGTatcttctctcctgtcccttccctctctgctgctcgaCAGAAGAGATTCCCCAAGAACTTGGTTTGTTCTGAACGTTTTGATCCCTGAGGTGCAAAACTGGAAGAATAAGAATGAAAAATGATGTGATGATCTGATCTCTGCCTAATAAAGTGAACCAAGCAATGCGGATacaatctgtctctctgaaaTTACCGCATAAAGTCAGTAACGAAAAGGATAACCAAAGGATAATCATACTATCTAGTGAGATTTAGTCTATCTAGTGAGAGTTTTTCTGTGTAGACTGAAATGATGTGAATAACAATCCATTTACCTGAGCTGTGAGATGTAAGGCAGACACTGTAGGAAACTCCACACTTCACTCTCTTCATCTGACCAGCCTGTCAGctccaaggtttttttttctgattggaGTTTCAGCACttccaggaggagggaggccttTCTCTCTGAGAGGTTGATGGACCAGACTGCAGGAGCTGACTGGTAAAGTGGCCTCAGTATTGGAATAACACTTGTATGTCCTTGACCCTTGACATATTGGTATAAATCAAGAAGGATGTCGTATCTCTCAGTGTTAACAGAGAACAATGAGAAGAGTGTATTCACTACATTGTGAAAGCTTTCTCTTTTGTAAAGTGTTGCTTTCAGGCATAAATCTAGTAGAagcttcttttcttccctctccagTGTCCCAGGGTATTGTTCCTGATCCTGTGAACCTGCAACTGTGCAGGAATTCCTGAAACTGACAACAGACATTAACAGACAAATTTCAAATACTTTCTAGTGCATGAATTAATATGAAATTGCAACAAATATCCATGCGCATATGGTTGTACAAAAATAGAACGGGTAAAATTGTGCAGATGTCAGAAATGTAATGTGTCACTACAATGATCAGCATTACACATCCCGCCTTCAATCCTGCCACAAAACTCTCTGCTCACAAGTGCCCTCATTATTTTAAAAGCATAAATTCTTCTTAAAAAGGTAGCAATTCATACAGCAATGGGGACGTAATTGAATTTGAACTTTTTGAAtattacacaaaaacacatacctGAGTGTGTTGATATAAGGCAAAGACTCGAAGAGAGACTTGCTCAGAGCTTGGCAGACAGGAGTTCTCCTCTCCCAGTGGAGGCAGAGGTTTACCTTCTTAGTACTCTTCTGCATGACTTTTACTGCTCTTTCAAACAGTTGTCTTTTACCAAACACTGGAAGGTGCAACTCATTTCCTTCATTTCCACCAAGACCAAGTAAGTTGCTGTagtccatctctccctcactgaGAAGCAAAACTGTCCACAGTTGCCGTTGCAAGGGGTCGCACCTATCATCAGAGGATTTGTTGGAGAGACCGTCCCCCTCATTATTCAGGTAATCAACTATACAATATCATCAAGTCTGCCTATGTTGATTTATGCTAAAGCAGTATGTGAAAAAGGCCTCCTCTTGAGGTGACTCTTCCCCTTTTCCCCTCCATTCCCcctacactctctctcactctctcctctctctacccgaattttgggccaatcagagctcagTTTACGGATTTGCCCAATCTTCCTCCATCACACTAGAAATTGGAGATTATACAGAAAGACACTCGTCGACAACGTCCGGCTAatttatttactgtaaatacaccGAATTGTAGGTGTGGGGAATAATTTACTTAATCAAAGTTAATGTTAGTTTATTTCTTGTGTTTCTTGCTACTGTAGCATTTCCATTCATTCTATATCACAGCAATTGTTAGTAGCATTTGTATACCTTTGTGTTATTAGAATTTGTTTCTGATAATATTACCCTTGTGTGTGCACGAACACAGTAATAGTTAATTTATAGCAGCTTTTATTGTGTATACCTGTCAGGGGCCCAGCAGTATGTTTCATAAGCCTTGCAAGTCCTGTCAATCATCCTGGCCCGCTCATGCTCACTAGGGTTAATTCACAGACCTTGTCATCTGAGGAGGGTCCTGCACACATTTTAATTGTCCACTAGAGGGCAGGAGTGCATCATCAACGTATACTGATCTGCTGTTACTAATCTAGATTAGTCTGTTCGGAGATAATTTCAGCATCAGAATTGCCTATCAGCACTGAATCACCCTGCTCCCTTTCTGTTGGCTTATTTGAttatactagtgcagtgcccgttcgccccgctgctgcacagagcgctgttcgcttgtttattcaaagtatattaatattgaacgtgtcgcgtgtccaaattgcaccaaatccgacactgtacgtccttgggtccccagcaatacatccgccaagtgtgaagtagattggaggaacggttctcgagatatgcgacggacacacacacactcagtcactcacagacagagattcctctAATTAGTAGAAAGATGATGATTGCATTTCTTTGGACTATGCAAGTTTATTTACAATCAAGTATTTACTTATGTTGTACTTTTTCACTTTAAGTTATTTGTTTATTCAAGCTATTTACTTGTTCTGTGTATTCAACACCTATCTACAGAGCCACTGATACACCAAGAAAATTGTGATGTATGAAGAACGTGTGGCTGGGGTGGtggacaaataaagttttaaaaGTGAGAAGGCATCTGGATTCTAGCCGATCACCTGCAGTGAGCTAGCCTTCCAACCCAccaaaaagtcagatagaagAGAATCAGCCATAGTCAGCTATTCCTTCATCACAAGTACTAGTACCACATATTATTTTGTCATCTTCAACACCTCTTGGGTTAATTAGTAGACATGGGAGGTTAGATGTTGAGATTATCAATTCTCTCATAGTGTGGAATTTTAGTATATTGTAATCTTCAAAACATTATGCAATTTAAATAGGTAATTAAAGCAGTGTATGAGTGGTACCAGAGTAATCTAGTTGTAATGTTGTAGCCTAAGAAATACTGTGAAACTCAAAATACATGCTCACCCATACCAATGGATATTCTTGAGGCAGCCGAATATTAGTCTCAGTCCTTGTTCTGATACCATTACGTCCTCAAGGTTCAGCCATATTTTTCTCTCCTTGGACTGACTGATTACATAGGACACAGCGGAGCAGTGGTAAGGATCAAGACTCTTTTCACTCAAATCAAGACAATAGTCCAGTTCGTCCAGAAGGTAGAGGCAGGCTTCAGTAGACTGAGATTCATACAGGCATTGGTATAAGAACAGTATATTGATATCAAGCCCACTGCCCTCAGTATCATTGTGATCTTGGTTGAGTAGGGGGACAAATGTGGTTACCACTTCTTTGAAGAACCACTTTGATGTATCCTCGACCTGCTCTGCTGGAATCAGACATGTCAACGTATCTAGATTCTTGTCATTCAACAATCCACACATGAAAGGGACCAAATGTTTCATGTGCTTCATCCGGTCAGTCAGGCACTGTTGTACAACATCTCTGATTTTGTTTGGATTCTTCAAGAGCCACAGTCCTGCAAAGAACTCCTGCATTGTGTAGTGGAGAAATGCAGATGAGGTTTTCCACTTAGTAGGGCTCACTTGAACTTCAAGTGTCTTCAGAAAGGCAGAATAAACACAGCTGTCTTCACAATGTTGTGCTGCCAAGTTCACAGTTTTTCCTTCAGTTGCAAGAAAAGCAACCTCAGCCAAAGATAGTATTGCCTTACATTTTTTGCTAATGTAGTCAtctagatctttttttttttgtccactgTTTATTTGAACACAAAAACGTAGGACATTCATATATATTTCAGTTACCGTGCATGGTTGTTGAGAATCTTTAGAGGTATTAAAAGAAAAGCAGGCAACCACCATCAGTGCATACATTGGGACATGGCAAAGAGTGAACAACTCCAAGTTGCTCAAAACATTGCTCGAGTGCTCAGTGCTGAGCATTTTAGTTAAGTATGCTCTGATGGACTGTTCACTGAAGCCTTTTACCTCCACTCTGAGAGAAACCCAGTCTATCAGGAAGTCTTCTGACTCAACCTCTGGTCTGCACGTTATCACAATCTTTGCATCAGGCAGTAGGTCCTTCTCTACAAGTCTCCGCACCGCCGGTGAAGACGGGAGATCTGTGACTCCATCAAAAATGATTACGACATTTTCAGAGTTCTTCTTTATATCCTGTAAGACCTCGTCTTTGCCTTCATCTGGttcactgaacacactgaaaagAAGGTCCTCCAAACTCATGGCACTTGTGATGTGGGATGTTTCTCTcatgtcaaaataaaacatgtagtCCAGTTCCTTGTTATCTCTTTCTG from the Centroberyx gerrardi isolate f3 chromosome 3, fCenGer3.hap1.cur.20231027, whole genome shotgun sequence genome contains:
- the LOC139930126 gene encoding uncharacterized protein LOC139930126 isoform X5, yielding MVSEQGLRLIFGCLKNIHWCDPLQRQLWTVLLLSEGEMDYSNLLGLGGNEGNELHLPVFGKRQLFERAVKVMQKSTKKVNLCLHWERRTPVCQALSKSLFESLPYINTLRNSCTVAGSQDQEQYPGTLEREEKKLLLDLCLKATLYKRESFHNVVNTLFSLFSVNTERYDILLDLYQYVKGQGHTSVIPILRPLYQSAPAVWSINLSERKASLLLEVLKLQSEKKTLELTGWSDEESEVWSFLQCLPYISQLSFAPQGSKRSEQTKFLGNLFCRAAEREGTGEKILELLSSVCSYNTFPLIDEGNGINKDYQCDFLLDLYSHVKDYKTQTGRSVLPALQSVYQSAPAVWSINLSERKASFLLEVLKLQSEKKPVELRGWSDEENEVRSFLQCLPYISQLRFTVPRNQTGSLVEGRKKETFLMNLCLQAALHERITIQSAIEEVFTLSKCWHRKWDLLLDLYSHVKDYETQTGRSVLPALQSVYQSAPAVWSINLSERKASLLLEVLKLQSEKKPVELRGWSDEESEVRSFLQCLPYISQLRFLFLWSNHSELTKFLGNLFCRAAEREQQTGEKILELLSSVCSYKTFPLYDKGYGINNDYQCDFLLDLYSHVKDYETQTGRSVLPALQSVYQSAPAVWSISLSGRKASLLLEVLKLQSEKKPVELRGWSDEESEVRDFLQCLSYISQLSFPCLWSDLSEQTKFLGNLFYRAAEREQQTGEKILELLSVCSYNTFPLSNIWGEDYQCDFLLDLYSHVKDYKTQTGRSVLPALQSVYQSAPAVWSINVSERKASLLLEVLKLQSEKKPVELRGWSDEENEVRSFLQCLPYISQLSIYHLSSKHSEQTKFLGNLFCQAAEREQQTGEKILELLSSVCSYKTFPLNDIVDVDDDEYQYDFLLDLYSHVKDYETQTGRSVLPTFQSVYQSAPAVWSINLSERKASLLLEVLKLQSEKKPVELRGWSDEESEVWSFLQCLPYISQLSCDPRFFQYVCASIYVRSREETQQLASLLQLLGFTLVLTGELPRKTCWSVGRVLGLCGSSVDLTLTPSKISLKGTSLLLRHTSQIHSLRLSEGMALLLCRLVRERRMACPVAIKELSLVLKTTQLSDRVLSRVVSSVASLLRYWTVRCLDLTEFSIDAHFLITLLLHHDPLTIKLCAQHFQQLLVLIHEIQDKDLTQSFLRKVGGDLTSCSLDWEVLHYLLQQTSTQTVTIDLRKNRISEKRITDLLPFLDRILFKRPSPSLVLSAMRESYKTHARHCIPSLLRSLDHVINLTCRQLDTVDCAALLFTLQHSDGVKLKLLWTSIPPGAIEPILFTLEKVSHLSVDRNLLLRFLHCCTASEAQQGAAAAAGLLRTLQHRLDLSCSSCVELSEQEQGEALCLTAGDCRAISTVLRHSSQDTQLNLRDCEVEDSGLDLLFPVLDRVRLGSSKALLLQLVSLVPVGNERDAVRRAESLCRALAGELDLSETRLDQRACGALALILELSEGLKELDLSHCQLTDQLLQTLIPHLHKAQVLDLSHNKITDALTDSLLQLVSINTSIHTVRVFSNSIRDRNPFLKDKRFEMW
- the LOC139930126 gene encoding uncharacterized protein LOC139930126 isoform X3 is translated as MVSEQGLRLIFGCLKNIHWCDPLQRQLWTVLLLSEGEMDYSNLLGLGGNEGNELHLPVFGKRQLFERAVKVMQKSTKKVNLCLHWERRTPVCQALSKSLFESLPYINTLRNSCTVAGSQDQEQYPGTLEREEKKLLLDLCLKATLYKRESFHNVVNTLFSLFSVNTERYDILLDLYQYVKGQGHTSVIPILRPLYQSAPAVWSINLSERKASLLLEVLKLQSEKKTLELTGWSDEESEVWSFLQCLPYISQLSFAPQGSKRSEQTKFLGNLFCRAAEREGTGEKILELLSSVCSYNTFPLIDEGNGINKDYQCDFLLDLYSHVKDYKTQTGRSVLPALQSVYQSAPAVWSINLSERKASFLLEVLKLQSEKKPVELRGWSDEENEVRSFLQCLPYISQLRFTVPRNQTGSLVEGRKKETFLMNLCLQAALHERITIQSAIEEVFTLSKCWHRKWDLLLDLYSHVKDYETQTGRSVLPALQSVYQSAPAVWSINLSERKASLLLEVLKLQSEKKPVELRGWSDEESEVRSFLQCLPYISQLRFLFLWSNHSELTKFLGNLFCRAAEREQQTGEKILELLSSVCSYKTFPLYDKGYGINNDYQCDFLLDLYSHVKDYETQTGRSVLPALQSVYQSAPAVWSISLSGRKASLLLEVLKLQSEKKPVELRGWSDEESEVRDFLQCLSYISQLSFPCLWSDLSEQTKFLGNLFYRAAEREQQTGEKILELLSVCSYNTFPLSNIWGEDYQCDFLLDLYSHVKDYKTQTGRSVLPALQSVYQSAPAVWSINVSERKASLLLEVLKLQSEKKPVELRGWSDEENEVRSFLQCLPYISQLSIYHLSSKHSEQTKFLGNLFCQAAEREQQTGEKILELLSSVCSYKTFPLNDIVDVDDDEYQYDFLLDLYSHVKDYETQTGRSVLPTFQSVYQSAPAVWSINLSERKASLLLEVLKLQSEKKPVELRGWSDEESEVWSFLQCLPYISQLSFPSLWSKRSEQTKFLGNLFYRAAEREQQTGEKILKLLSSVCSYNTFPLNDKGNGINNDYQCDFLLDLYSHVKDYETETGRSVLPALQSVYQSAPAVWSINLSERKASLFLEVLKLQSEKKPAELTGWSDEESEVWSFLQCLPYISQLSCDPRFFQYVCASIYVRSREETQQLASLLQLLGFTLVLTGELPRKTCWSVGRVLGLCGSSVDLTLTPSKISLKGTSLLLRHTSQIHSLRLSEGMALLLCRLVRERRMACPVAIKELSLVLKTTQLSDRVLSRVVSSVASLLRYWTVRCLDLTEFSIDAHFLITLLLHHDPLTIKLCAQHFQQLLVLIHEIQDKDLTQSFLRKVGGDLTSCSLDWEVLHYLLQQTSTQTVTIDLRKNRISEKRITDLLPFLDRILFKRPSPSLVLSAMRESYKTHARHCIPSLLRSLDHVINLTCRQLDTVDCAALLFTLQHSDGVKLKLLWTSIPPGAIEPILFTLEKVSHLSVDRNLLLRFLHCCTASEAQQGAAAAAGLLRTLQHRLDLSCSSCVELSEQEQGEALCLTAGDCRAISTVLRHSSQDTQLNLRDCEVEDSGLDLLFPVLDRVRLGSSKALLLQLVSLVPVGNERDAVRRAESLCRALAGELDLSETRLDQRACGALALILELSEGLKELDLSHCQLTDQLLQTLIPHLHKAQVLDLSHNKITDALTDSLLQLVSINTSIHTVRVFSNSIRDRNPFLKDKRFEMW
- the LOC139930126 gene encoding uncharacterized protein LOC139930126 isoform X1 gives rise to the protein MVSEQGLRLIFGCLKNIHWCDPLQRQLWTVLLLSEGEMDYSNLLGLGGNEGNELHLPVFGKRQLFERAVKVMQKSTKKVNLCLHWERRTPVCQALSKSLFESLPYINTLRNSCTVAGSQDQEQYPGTLEREEKKLLLDLCLKATLYKRESFHNVVNTLFSLFSVNTERYDILLDLYQYVKGQGHTSVIPILRPLYQSAPAVWSINLSERKASLLLEVLKLQSEKKTLELTGWSDEESEVWSFLQCLPYISQLSFAPQGSKRSEQTKFLGNLFCRAAEREGTGEKILELLSSVCSYNTFPLIDEGNGINKDYQCDFLLDLYSHVKDYKTQTGRSVLPALQSVYQSAPAVWSINLSERKASFLLEVLKLQSEKKPVELRGWSDEENEVRSFLQCLPYISQLRFTVPRNQTGSLVEGRKKETFLMNLCLQAALHERITIQSAIEEVFTLSKCWHRKWDLLLDLYSHVKDYETQTGRSVLPALQSVYQSAPAVWSINLSERKASLLLEVLKLQSEKKPVELRGWSDEESEVRSFLQCLPYISQLRFLFLWSNHSELTKFLGNLFCRAAEREQQTGEKILELLSSVCSYKTFPLYDKGYGINNDYQCDFLLDLYSHVKDYETQTGRSVLPALQSVYQSAPAVWSISLSGRKASLLLEVLKLQSEKKPVELRGWSDEESEVRDFLQCLSYISQLSFPCLWSDLSEQTKFLGNLFYRAAEREQQTGEKILELLSVCSYNTFPLSNIWGEDYQCDFLLDLYSHVKDYKTQTGRSVLPALQSVYQSAPAVWSINVSERKASLLLEVLKLQSEKKPVELRGWSDEENEVRSFLQCLPYISQLSIYHLSSKHSEQTKFLGNLFCQAAEREQQTGEKILELLSSVCSYKTFPLNDIVDVDDDEYQYDFLLDLYSHVKDYETQTGRSVLPTFQSVYQSAPAVWSINLSERKASLLLEVLKLQSEKKPVELRGWSDEESEVWSFLQCLPYISQLSFPSLWSKRSEQTKFLGNLFYRAAEREQQTGEKILKLLSSVCSYNTFPLNDKGNGINNDYQCDFLLDLYSHVKDYETETGRSVLPALQSVYQSAPAVWSINLSERKASLFLEVLKLQSEKKPAELTGWSDEESEVWSFLQCLPYISQLSFCHLSSKLSEQTKFLGNLFCQAAEREQQTGEKILELLSSVCSYNTFPLYDTMDEDYQCDFLLDLCSHVKGYETQTGRSVLPALQSVYQSAPAVWSINLSERKASLLLELLKLQSEKKPVKLTAWSDEENEVWSFLQCLPYISHLSCDPRFFQYVCASIYVRSREETQQLASLLQLLGFTLVLTGELPRKTCWSVGRVLGLCGSSVDLTLTPSKISLKGTSLLLRHTSQIHSLRLSEGMALLLCRLVRERRMACPVAIKELSLVLKTTQLSDRVLSRVVSSVASLLRYWTVRCLDLTEFSIDAHFLITLLLHHDPLTIKLCAQHFQQLLVLIHEIQDKDLTQSFLRKVGGDLTSCSLDWEVLHYLLQQTSTQTVTIDLRKNRISEKRITDLLPFLDRILFKRPSPSLVLSAMRESYKTHARHCIPSLLRSLDHVINLTCRQLDTVDCAALLFTLQHSDGVKLKLLWTSIPPGAIEPILFTLEKVSHLSVDRNLLLRFLHCCTASEAQQGAAAAAGLLRTLQHRLDLSCSSCVELSEQEQGEALCLTAGDCRAISTVLRHSSQDTQLNLRDCEVEDSGLDLLFPVLDRVRLGSSKALLLQLVSLVPVGNERDAVRRAESLCRALAGELDLSETRLDQRACGALALILELSEGLKELDLSHCQLTDQLLQTLIPHLHKAQVLDLSHNKITDALTDSLLQLVSINTSIHTVRVFSNSIRDRNPFLKDKRFEMW